One Micromonospora sp. WMMD1120 genomic region harbors:
- a CDS encoding extracellular solute-binding protein encodes MSMKESPVWSRRGFLGLGVGVLGAAGLAGCGGDSESPTKVQPEVPQELIDAAAASKGSSMGMLSQKLYSTAANDALDSSIKKFADTTGTKIENSLVQADAGDVVAKIHAEVQGGVARDMAFMTDSRFVAQFQGLGDLEDVTDVVQALTAKYGEPCAEAKNYCVFDGRWYAIPYHFIGIGSFLRKDWMQDKGITPKDGYTWEELRDLCLEISDPGKRRFGWGMTVNRSGDGNGMIEALINSYGGAIASNDGRKVTFNSPETVQAVTFLGDIYTNPKYKPMLPPGVASWTDTSNNENWLAGVVGYTRNQFSVYADSRTKKNPVYPNTHVFPDCTGPATDKSLLLGQSQGFVIFKGAKNPTLAKLLAQYLVSAPALLGVAKEAPGLVMPAWEKVWDADPFFTSGDPAFPMLRKITQMQLPLTTTNGLSFPQKASAGQQAVGAAYVLTDMMQQVVQGTAPAQAVTAAHAKMVQIFNQQGLPQ; translated from the coding sequence ATGTCCATGAAGGAGAGCCCGGTGTGGTCCCGGCGCGGATTCCTGGGACTGGGAGTGGGGGTACTCGGCGCGGCCGGACTGGCCGGCTGCGGGGGCGACTCCGAATCACCGACCAAGGTGCAGCCGGAGGTTCCGCAGGAGTTGATCGACGCCGCGGCGGCGTCGAAGGGCTCCTCGATGGGGATGCTGTCGCAGAAGCTGTACTCGACGGCGGCCAACGACGCCCTCGACAGCTCGATCAAGAAGTTCGCCGACACCACCGGCACGAAGATCGAGAACAGCCTGGTGCAGGCCGACGCCGGTGACGTGGTGGCCAAGATCCACGCCGAGGTGCAGGGTGGCGTGGCGCGTGACATGGCGTTCATGACCGACTCGCGGTTCGTCGCGCAGTTCCAGGGGCTCGGTGACCTGGAGGATGTGACGGACGTCGTCCAGGCGCTGACGGCCAAGTACGGCGAGCCCTGCGCCGAGGCGAAGAACTACTGCGTCTTCGACGGCAGGTGGTACGCGATCCCGTACCACTTCATCGGTATCGGCTCGTTCCTGCGCAAGGACTGGATGCAGGACAAGGGCATCACCCCGAAGGACGGCTACACCTGGGAGGAGTTGCGGGACCTCTGCCTGGAGATCTCCGACCCGGGCAAGCGACGGTTCGGCTGGGGCATGACGGTGAACCGCTCCGGCGACGGCAACGGCATGATCGAGGCGTTGATCAACTCGTACGGCGGGGCCATCGCCTCCAACGACGGCCGGAAGGTCACCTTCAACTCGCCGGAGACCGTGCAGGCGGTGACCTTCCTGGGCGACATCTACACGAACCCGAAGTACAAGCCGATGCTGCCGCCCGGGGTGGCCAGCTGGACCGACACCAGCAACAACGAGAACTGGCTCGCCGGGGTGGTCGGCTACACGCGTAACCAGTTCAGCGTCTACGCCGACTCCAGGACGAAGAAGAACCCGGTGTACCCGAACACCCACGTGTTCCCCGACTGCACCGGACCGGCGACCGACAAGTCCCTGCTGCTCGGCCAGTCCCAGGGCTTCGTCATCTTCAAGGGCGCGAAGAACCCGACGCTCGCCAAGCTCCTGGCGCAGTACCTGGTCAGCGCCCCCGCCCTGCTCGGGGTGGCGAAGGAGGCACCCGGCCTGGTGATGCCCGCCTGGGAGAAGGTCTGGGACGCCGACCCGTTCTTCACCAGCGGGGACCCGGCGTTCCCCATGCTGCGCAAGATCACCCAGATGCAGCTGCCGCTGACCACCACGAACGGCCTGTCCTTCCCGCAGAAGGCCAGCGCCGGCCAGCAGGCCGTCGGCGCGGCCTACGTGCTCACCGACATGATGCAGCAGGTCGTGCAGGGTACGGCGCCCGCGCAGGCGGTCACCGCCGCGCACGCCAAGATGGTGCAGATCTTCAACCAGCAGGGGCTGCCACAGTGA
- a CDS encoding dihydrofolate reductase family protein has product MRKLVYYIAVTLDGFVAGPDGADPTGPDGFWPIPEDYLGHLVAEYPETLPGPARQAFGITDEGSRFDTVLEGRHSYEVGLKAGVTDAYPHLRHLVFSRTLGGSPDPAVEVLAADPIATVRELKRHDGKDIWVIGGGNLAGALYPEIDQLIVKLAPLTIGAGIPLFGSEAVFAPRTWRLTDHTVLDSGAIFLTYVRAND; this is encoded by the coding sequence GTGCGCAAGCTCGTGTACTACATCGCCGTCACCCTGGACGGCTTCGTCGCCGGCCCGGACGGCGCGGACCCCACCGGCCCGGACGGCTTCTGGCCGATTCCGGAGGACTATCTGGGTCACCTCGTCGCCGAGTATCCGGAGACGCTGCCGGGGCCAGCCAGGCAGGCCTTCGGCATCACCGACGAGGGCAGCCGGTTCGACACCGTCCTGGAGGGACGCCACTCCTACGAGGTGGGCCTGAAGGCCGGCGTGACAGACGCCTACCCGCACCTGCGCCACCTCGTGTTCTCCCGCACGCTGGGCGGCAGCCCGGACCCGGCCGTCGAGGTCCTGGCCGCGGACCCGATCGCCACGGTACGCGAGCTGAAGCGGCACGACGGCAAGGACATCTGGGTCATCGGCGGTGGCAACCTGGCCGGTGCCCTCTACCCCGAGATCGATCAACTGATCGTCAAGCTCGCGCCGCTGACCATCGGCGCCGGCATTCCGCTGTTCGGCAGCGAGGCCGTCTTCGCACCGCGTACCTGGCGCCTGACCGACCACACGGTGCTGGACAGCGGAGCGATCTTCCTCACCTACGTCCGCGCGAACGACTGA
- a CDS encoding ABC transporter permease subunit, translated as MRTARPVRVPASGKLPTPGSGSLTATQRRLGRDWRLATLFLAPMAVLVGGLVLVPIARSVVTSTTERHGQDTVFVGLDNYLSLIGDDQFHTGVVNSFVFTAYAEIFKVVLGLAAALLLHHRRRGRAVLAGLLLLPWVVPTVVTAFSWRALFDPIFGSVNTLLTASGIGPLLASAHLVDSWPAGWLSDPSLAMPSVILVNVWKGVPFFTVCFLAGLKAIPADLYEAATIDGASSWQRFTHVTLPGLRHVITVTVTLSSIWTFNNFDLVWLLTQGGPGDVTAPYVLVAYSKAILQLQYGAGAAVTLVMLPIIGGLVFVLVRLLRQDAGSPLPRRNRVARRVGQWAGPVRRALPWVVAAVVTILLFWASPQIFWKAAVVLGVILLIAAAVGQVVSLLKSRGGRRSSSVVSGLGSGVALAGLLLFVLGPLYWIAVTAFKSEGQVVMREHDLWPTPWTLEQFTALFSNQPFGRWYLNTLLVSAASTAVALVCAALAGYALARLRFRGAQGFTVTVLLTYVMPGALLFIPLYQMLIGARLTDSLWSLVLTYPTFTLPFATWLLVGYFSSIPIELEEAALVDGCSRIQAFGRVVLPLAKPGLLAVALFTLTNAWNEFLFAFVFITKDEYKTLPVGMQSMIAGDVVPQGQLAAASLLVSIPVVIMYAFGQRFLTEGLTAGAVKG; from the coding sequence GTGAGGACGGCCCGTCCGGTGCGGGTCCCGGCGTCGGGAAAGCTCCCGACGCCGGGGTCCGGCTCACTCACCGCCACCCAGAGACGACTGGGTCGGGACTGGCGGCTGGCCACACTGTTCCTGGCCCCCATGGCCGTGCTGGTCGGCGGTCTGGTGCTGGTGCCGATCGCCCGGTCGGTCGTCACCAGCACGACCGAGCGGCACGGGCAGGACACCGTCTTCGTCGGCCTGGACAACTACCTCTCCCTCATCGGTGACGACCAGTTCCACACGGGCGTGGTGAACTCGTTCGTCTTCACCGCGTACGCCGAGATCTTCAAGGTCGTGCTGGGGCTGGCCGCAGCCCTGCTGCTGCATCATCGCCGGCGTGGGCGGGCCGTGCTGGCCGGGCTGCTCCTGCTGCCGTGGGTGGTGCCGACGGTGGTGACCGCGTTCAGTTGGCGCGCGCTCTTCGACCCGATCTTCGGCAGCGTCAACACGCTGCTCACCGCCTCGGGGATCGGACCGCTGCTGGCCAGCGCCCACCTGGTCGACAGTTGGCCGGCGGGCTGGCTGTCCGACCCGTCGCTGGCCATGCCGTCGGTGATCCTCGTCAACGTCTGGAAGGGCGTGCCGTTCTTCACGGTGTGTTTCCTCGCCGGTTTGAAGGCGATCCCGGCCGACCTGTACGAGGCGGCGACGATCGACGGCGCCTCCTCGTGGCAGCGGTTCACGCACGTGACGCTGCCCGGACTGCGCCACGTGATCACGGTGACGGTGACCCTGTCGTCGATCTGGACGTTCAACAACTTCGACCTGGTCTGGTTGCTGACCCAGGGCGGCCCGGGTGACGTGACCGCGCCGTACGTGCTCGTCGCGTACTCGAAGGCGATTCTGCAGTTGCAGTACGGCGCGGGAGCGGCGGTCACCCTCGTCATGCTGCCGATCATCGGCGGGCTGGTCTTCGTCCTGGTCCGGTTGCTGCGCCAGGACGCCGGCAGCCCGCTTCCCCGGCGCAACCGGGTGGCGCGACGGGTCGGGCAGTGGGCCGGACCGGTGCGCCGGGCGTTGCCGTGGGTCGTCGCCGCGGTCGTCACCATCCTGCTGTTCTGGGCATCGCCACAGATCTTCTGGAAGGCCGCTGTGGTCCTCGGCGTGATCCTGCTGATCGCGGCGGCGGTCGGTCAGGTGGTCTCGTTGCTGAAGTCCCGCGGCGGTCGCCGGTCTTCGTCGGTGGTGTCGGGCCTCGGGTCCGGTGTCGCGCTGGCCGGGCTGCTCCTCTTCGTGCTGGGTCCGCTCTACTGGATCGCCGTCACGGCCTTCAAGTCCGAAGGCCAGGTGGTGATGCGCGAGCACGACCTGTGGCCCACGCCGTGGACCCTTGAGCAGTTCACCGCGTTGTTCAGCAACCAGCCGTTCGGCCGCTGGTATCTGAACACGCTGCTGGTGTCCGCCGCGTCCACAGCGGTGGCGCTGGTCTGCGCCGCGCTGGCCGGCTACGCGCTGGCCCGGCTGCGCTTCCGGGGGGCACAGGGCTTCACCGTCACGGTGCTGCTCACCTACGTGATGCCGGGCGCGCTGCTGTTCATCCCGCTCTACCAGATGCTCATCGGCGCACGACTCACCGACTCGCTGTGGTCGCTGGTGCTGACGTACCCGACCTTCACGCTGCCGTTCGCCACCTGGCTGCTGGTGGGGTACTTCTCGTCGATCCCCATCGAGCTGGAGGAGGCGGCGCTCGTCGACGGCTGCAGCCGCATCCAGGCGTTCGGCCGGGTGGTGCTGCCCCTCGCCAAGCCAGGGCTCCTGGCGGTCGCGCTCTTCACGCTGACCAACGCCTGGAACGAGTTCCTCTTCGCCTTCGTGTTCATCACGAAGGACGAGTACAAGACGCTCCCGGTGGGGATG
- a CDS encoding IclR family transcriptional regulator, whose protein sequence is MPRVVPAVIRALDVLELFLDHPQLSARQVMERLDLPRTTVHELLVTLEARSYLISVPGQPVQYRLGMPLFQLGTAFAGRLDLVRESQCVARDMAAACNEAVHVAVLDGADVIYLVKFDSTHPVRMVSGVGRRLPAHCTAVGKILLSGLDRASLDAILANGALPGMTSESITDPDRLRAHLDSVRTEGVAVDVGESDTAMRCVAAAIRDHSGATIAAMSLSAPIIRWTPQVQVKWTELVREGAAALSTRMGYRAQPR, encoded by the coding sequence ATGCCCCGTGTGGTTCCGGCGGTCATCCGCGCGCTCGACGTCCTCGAACTGTTCCTGGACCATCCTCAACTCTCGGCCCGCCAGGTGATGGAGCGGCTCGACCTGCCCCGCACCACGGTTCACGAACTGCTCGTCACGCTCGAGGCCCGGTCATACCTGATCTCCGTCCCGGGACAGCCGGTGCAGTACCGGCTCGGCATGCCGCTGTTCCAACTCGGCACCGCGTTCGCCGGCCGGCTCGATCTGGTCCGCGAGTCGCAGTGCGTGGCCCGGGACATGGCCGCCGCGTGCAACGAGGCGGTGCACGTGGCGGTGCTCGACGGCGCCGACGTGATCTACCTGGTCAAGTTTGACAGCACGCACCCCGTCCGGATGGTCTCCGGGGTCGGCCGGCGCCTGCCGGCGCACTGCACGGCGGTCGGCAAGATTCTGCTGTCCGGCCTCGACCGGGCCAGCCTGGACGCCATTCTGGCGAACGGTGCGCTGCCGGGCATGACGTCGGAGAGCATCACCGATCCGGACCGCCTACGGGCACATCTCGACAGTGTCCGGACGGAGGGCGTCGCGGTCGACGTCGGCGAGTCTGACACCGCCATGCGCTGCGTCGCCGCGGCGATCCGCGACCACTCCGGCGCCACCATCGCGGCGATGAGCCTGTCCGCGCCCATCATCCGCTGGACCCCGCAGGTGCAGGTGAAGTGGACCGAGCTGGTCCGCGAGGGAGCGGCCGCCCTGTCGACCCGGATGGGATACCGCGCGCAACCTCGATAG